The proteins below are encoded in one region of Amycolatopsis magusensis:
- a CDS encoding DUF742 domain-containing protein has protein sequence MGEPERIPDEPAVGLSGARFPTARQRAKLDDGDDSASTGRDGRKRRHRQDRVGRSGARFPSASALEKYGEPEPEPEPEPPPPPPPPPPPPPPPPPLPPEPPQPPESPLPVDDGVRVRPYVLTGGRTRSRRKLAIETLIAADPRQTGFTTPESARVLSLCLQPRSVAEIAAQLSVPLGVAQVLIGDLAEAGRVTVHATAVADNGRPALDLMYRVLEGLRKL, from the coding sequence ATGGGTGAACCCGAGCGGATCCCGGACGAACCGGCGGTCGGCCTGTCCGGCGCGCGCTTTCCGACGGCCCGGCAGCGGGCGAAGCTGGACGACGGGGACGACAGCGCGAGCACCGGCCGCGACGGCCGGAAGCGGCGCCACCGCCAGGACCGGGTCGGCCGTTCGGGCGCCCGTTTCCCGTCCGCGAGCGCGCTGGAGAAGTACGGCGAGCCAGAACCAGAACCGGAGCCCGAACCCCCGCCACCACCTCCACCACCTCCACCACCTCCCCCTCCGCCACCACCGCTGCCCCCGGAGCCGCCACAGCCACCGGAATCGCCGCTGCCGGTGGACGACGGGGTCCGGGTGCGGCCGTACGTCCTCACCGGCGGGCGCACCCGGAGCAGGCGGAAGCTGGCCATCGAGACGCTGATCGCCGCGGACCCGAGGCAGACGGGGTTCACCACGCCGGAGTCCGCGCGGGTGCTCTCCCTCTGCCTGCAGCCGCGCTCGGTGGCCGAGATCGCCGCGCAGCTCTCCGTTCCACTCGGCGTGGCACAGGTCCTGATCGGCGACCTGGCCGAAGCGGGCCGGGTCACCGTGCACGCCACCGCCGTCGCCGACAACGGCCGCCCCGCCCTGGACCTGATGTACCGCGTCCTGGAAGGCCTGCGCAAGCTCTGA